In one Alnus glutinosa chromosome 14, dhAlnGlut1.1, whole genome shotgun sequence genomic region, the following are encoded:
- the LOC133856537 gene encoding EPIDERMAL PATTERNING FACTOR-like protein 6, translated as MKKRTCYFLMAILQIMTCVSVTSRPLESHDAAPTQGQIPHFPQAACDSKQGLGCIEGEPNEKEDTYRWLSRLGSRPPSCRQKCEGCIPCYPTQTPTTTDHIGVQYANYEPVGWKCKCGTSFFNP; from the exons atgaagaaaagaacGTGCTATTTCCTAATGGCTATTCTGCAGATAATGACCTGTGTTTCTGTAACAAGCAGGCCCTTGGAATCACATGACGCTGCTCCTACACAAG GCCAAATTCCACATTTCCCTCAAGCTGCCTGTGATTCAAAACAg GGGCTTGGATGCATTGAAGGAGAACCTAATGAGAAAGAAGACACATACAGGTGGCTCAGTAGGCTGGGGTCGAGACCACCAAGTTGTCGGCAGAAATGTGAAGGCTGCATTCCTTGTTATCCCACTCAAACACCCACAACCACTGATCATATAGGAGTTCAATATGCCAATTATGAGCCTGTTGGGTGGAAATGCAAGTGTGGCACTTCTTTCTTTAATCCTTGA